The following coding sequences lie in one Mucilaginibacter sp. KACC 22773 genomic window:
- a CDS encoding helix-turn-helix domain-containing protein has product MSLQVLTVDDLEKFRVQLLSDIENLLNTKQPRKWLKTQDVMEMLGISEITLQNLRNRGQIPFRKLGGTCYYSAEEIDDYLTKSKYTSL; this is encoded by the coding sequence ATGTCACTACAGGTTTTAACTGTTGATGACCTGGAAAAATTCCGGGTGCAACTTTTGTCTGATATCGAAAACCTACTCAACACCAAACAACCCAGGAAATGGCTTAAAACGCAAGATGTCATGGAGATGCTTGGCATATCCGAAATTACCTTACAGAACTTAAGAAACCGCGGCCAGATACCTTTTAGAAAATTAGGCGGCACCTGTTATTACAGCGCTGAGGAAATCGATGATTACCTTACTAAATCTAAATATACTTCATTGTAA
- a CDS encoding PH domain-containing protein — MTQNDDILLKPARLYTFLKALPLMVLAIAFLFLAWTLSPYFILFSLAVCGGAWYRLLYIRSFRYLITTEYIQISQGIFFKRVDQVEMFRVKDYIITQSFVLLVCKLMCLTLKTTDVENQTVLFQGIPESAITDTIRERVQQARHNNNIYELN; from the coding sequence ATGACACAGAACGATGATATCTTATTAAAGCCGGCAAGGCTGTATACTTTTCTTAAGGCGTTGCCGCTGATGGTACTGGCCATTGCTTTCCTTTTTCTGGCCTGGACACTGTCGCCGTATTTTATCCTGTTCAGCCTCGCCGTTTGCGGCGGGGCCTGGTACAGGCTGCTCTATATCCGTAGTTTCCGGTATTTAATAACAACAGAATATATCCAGATTAGCCAGGGGATATTCTTTAAGCGGGTGGACCAGGTAGAAATGTTCAGGGTAAAGGATTACATCATTACCCAATCATTTGTGCTCCTGGTCTGTAAATTGATGTGTCTGACACTGAAAACTACGGATGTAGAAAATCAGACAGTACTGTTTCAGGGTATCCCGGAATCGGCGATCACGGACACCATACGGGAGCGGGTTCAGCAGGCCCGGCATAACAATAATATTTACGAATTAAATTGA
- a CDS encoding DUF4099 domain-containing protein, with translation MNPVTFHENDLPLKDLETIGLASGGQLLLNVDDLKALLSGRRTSLMELHDLETDTIKIKSINAKISLKPNEKGQLDLLIHPIYRDPEIPDLLTKNEAMQLQKGEVGSVLRIALDNHGNKKEMLVEYDTETKEFIVSDTEKILAPDMVNNEFLTQAQKEQYRKGKEVQIPDGTRFSYSATDKHGIRSNKLALVASILMDGGLSYMVFKGLNTLFNKKRDPIAAGKLSPGYYQAIKDIENQHGFKPHEFERGQSRKGR, from the coding sequence ATGAACCCGGTAACTTTTCACGAAAATGATCTCCCGCTCAAGGATCTGGAGACTATCGGGCTGGCCTCAGGCGGTCAGCTCCTGTTAAATGTCGATGACCTGAAAGCTTTGCTTTCAGGTCGCCGCACAAGCTTAATGGAATTGCATGACCTGGAAACAGACACTATCAAGATCAAATCCATCAATGCCAAAATATCGCTGAAACCAAATGAAAAGGGCCAGCTGGACCTTTTGATCCACCCGATTTACCGCGACCCTGAGATTCCGGATCTCCTGACTAAAAATGAAGCGATGCAACTGCAAAAGGGTGAAGTAGGCAGCGTGCTTCGGATCGCCCTTGATAACCATGGCAATAAAAAGGAAATGCTCGTTGAATACGACACGGAAACAAAAGAGTTTATCGTTTCGGATACCGAGAAGATCCTGGCCCCGGATATGGTCAATAACGAATTTCTTACCCAGGCCCAGAAAGAGCAATACCGAAAGGGTAAGGAAGTGCAGATCCCGGACGGCACCCGCTTCAGCTATTCGGCCACAGACAAGCATGGCATCCGCTCCAATAAACTGGCGCTTGTTGCATCCATCCTGATGGATGGTGGCTTGTCCTATATGGTATTTAAAGGGTTGAATACCTTATTCAACAAGAAACGTGACCCAATCGCAGCCGGGAAATTAAGCCCCGGTTATTACCAGGCGATCAAGGATATCGAGAACCAGCATGGATTTAAACCGCACGAGTTTGAACGGGGACAATCGCGCAAAGGCCGGTAA
- a CDS encoding zincin-like metallopeptidase domain-containing protein, with amino-acid sequence MSKNFKALPVQLSDKLIAEIKEGNSLFQKPVKDNGLPAFVTPVNPTTGKGYSAMNALILGMQRHDDPRWMSADAARYAGNWVKKDEKGTLIEFPKTSDIQAIRTAEGDRIKKDGVTQTKTVEFDKPQRGQAFLFNAEQMNDIMPLEEFLQKQDSEQKLDPTERATKLIQDSKAIIIHGGQEAFYDKQRDAIFLPEPEEFDNEVKYLQVAIHQLAHWTGHEDRLNRPMEGKFGSMDYAREEMRAAIAAVLIGGELKIGHNFGQQAAYMNTFAKILKDEPFEIAKASRDAQKIANLLLGVNQKREQKQGAEAGFKKGDEIAYMDTTYKVLETYKTKSIKVEDAEGTRKVLKPEYGLYKSLLEAKTNPRESEMVLEEEQGQSEELGQQQKIGR; translated from the coding sequence ATGAGCAAAAATTTCAAAGCACTTCCCGTTCAGCTTTCAGATAAGCTGATCGCGGAGATCAAGGAGGGTAATTCCCTGTTTCAAAAACCGGTTAAGGATAACGGCCTGCCCGCCTTTGTCACACCCGTCAATCCGACCACCGGTAAAGGCTACAGCGCCATGAATGCGCTGATCCTCGGCATGCAGCGCCACGACGATCCGCGCTGGATGTCGGCCGATGCCGCCCGTTACGCCGGTAACTGGGTGAAAAAGGATGAAAAAGGTACGCTGATCGAGTTCCCGAAAACAAGCGATATCCAGGCCATCCGCACCGCAGAAGGCGACCGCATCAAAAAAGATGGGGTGACACAAACCAAAACGGTAGAATTCGATAAACCGCAGCGCGGCCAGGCCTTCCTTTTTAACGCCGAGCAAATGAATGATATCATGCCTTTGGAAGAGTTCCTGCAAAAGCAGGATTCGGAACAAAAGCTGGATCCGACAGAGCGCGCTACAAAACTGATCCAGGACAGCAAGGCGATCATTATTCACGGCGGGCAGGAAGCCTTTTACGACAAGCAGCGCGATGCGATTTTCCTTCCCGAACCGGAGGAATTTGACAATGAGGTAAAATACCTGCAGGTCGCTATCCATCAGCTGGCACACTGGACCGGCCATGAAGACCGCCTGAACCGCCCGATGGAAGGCAAATTCGGTTCCATGGATTATGCCCGCGAGGAAATGCGCGCGGCAATCGCGGCTGTTCTTATCGGCGGCGAATTAAAGATCGGTCATAACTTTGGCCAGCAGGCCGCCTACATGAACACCTTTGCCAAGATCTTAAAGGACGAGCCTTTTGAAATTGCCAAAGCTTCCAGGGATGCACAAAAAATCGCAAACCTGCTGTTAGGCGTTAATCAGAAAAGGGAACAAAAGCAGGGTGCCGAAGCCGGTTTTAAAAAAGGCGACGAAATAGCCTATATGGACACCACCTACAAGGTGCTCGAAACCTATAAGACCAAAAGTATCAAGGTGGAAGATGCCGAAGGTACCCGCAAGGTACTGAAGCCGGAATATGGCCTTTATAAATCCCTGTTGGAGGCCAAAACCAACCCTCGCGAATCGGAAATGGTATTGGAGGAAGAACAAGGCCAGTCCGAGGAACTGGGCCAGCAACAAAAAATTGGTCGATAA
- a CDS encoding M23 family metallopeptidase, which translates to MKTLISICLVCLPLKHLKINSDYGYRIHPLSGGYALHAGVDLKARHDTVYAILDGKVTAASYNDGLGLHLRLAHGGVESVYGHLSRVFVFPGDSISSGEPIGVTGATGRVTGEHLHFSICYRHKYVNPLKFLYELLIKQENEQKFQSTSRSAFR; encoded by the coding sequence TTGAAAACCCTGATCAGCATTTGCCTGGTCTGTCTTCCGCTCAAACACCTGAAAATAAATTCTGACTACGGTTACCGCATCCACCCGCTCAGCGGCGGGTACGCGCTGCATGCCGGCGTTGACCTGAAGGCCCGCCACGACACGGTTTATGCGATTCTCGACGGCAAGGTCACGGCCGCTTCTTATAATGACGGCCTTGGTCTCCATCTGCGGCTGGCTCATGGCGGGGTCGAATCGGTCTACGGCCACCTGAGCAGGGTGTTCGTTTTCCCCGGCGATAGTATAAGCTCAGGGGAGCCTATCGGCGTCACCGGAGCAACCGGGCGAGTAACCGGCGAGCACCTGCATTTCAGTATCTGCTACAGGCACAAATACGTCAATCCACTTAAATTTTTATACGAACTGCTAATTAAACAAGAAAATGAGCAAAAATTTCAAAGCACTTCCCGTTCAGCTTTCAGATAA